GTATTTCTGCGTGACGAGGTCCTGCCAACTCAGCTTTGCCGCCTCTCCGATGCCCAAATCGTGGCGCATGAGCTCGTGCGCGTATTCGGCCAGCGCATCCGTCGCTTCGGTCGCGAGCCCGTGGAACAGATAGTAGTCCTGAAACGCGTCGCGCTCGAAGACGGCCTGGGCCCGCTCCTCGGCCGCGTCGCCGATCGATGCGATGAAGAGCCCGGCGACATCTCCGTCCGGATGGAAGAAATCCGCGATGCAAAGACCCGCGCCGGACTGTTGGCGCGGAAATTCGAGGCGGATTTCGCGGCCTTCGTGCGTCAGAACGAGCGCATCGCCGTCGGGCCGCGCGGCAAACCAGCCGTAGGCGATCTTCGGCGTGAACAGGCGCTCGGCCTTGATGACGCGCTGGAACTCCCGGTACTTGGGACGCACGGTCTTCTCGATCAGCTCTCGATACTCGCCCGCGCCCATTTCGCCGCGCCGAAATCCCCAGCGCCCGCGGAAGAGAGCGATCTCGTTGAGATATGACCAAACGGCTTCGATTTTCACATCTTCCACGATTCGCGGGCCCCAGAACGGCGGCGAGGGCGGCGTGACGCGCTCGATGACCATCGGGGCGACAGGCGCGGCATCACGCGGCGTTTCGACGACGATCTCGGGGTCCGGCGGCGTCTTGCCCTCGGCGACGTGCTGCATCGCCACGAGCCCCGCGAAGGCGTCGGCGCAGTAGCTCACGGTACCCGACGTGTAGGCGGGTTTCAGGCTGTCACGCACGAATTCGGGGGTGAGCGCCGCACCGCCGACCAGCACCGGTGTGGTGAATCCCGCGTCGGACATGGCCTTGAGGTTGTCGATCATCAGCATGGCGGAACTGACGAGCAGGCCCGACATCCCGACGACGTTCGCGCCGTGCGCGCGGGCTTCGTCCATAATTCGCTGGACAGGGACCTTGGTGCCGAGGTTGACGACGCGAAAGCCGTTGTTGCTGACGATGATGTCGACGAGATTCTTGCCGATGTCGTGCACGTCGCCGCGCACGGTGGCGATGACGAGCGTCTTCGCCGCGCCCGCGCGGTTCGCCGCCGAAAAGTGCGGCCGGATGCGGTCCACGGCACGCTTCATCGCCTCGGCGCTCTTGAG
This DNA window, taken from Deltaproteobacteria bacterium, encodes the following:
- a CDS encoding dihydropteroate synthase, which produces DERAHMDVMVARAARECRLPIMIDTNYADVAELALKRYAGRAVVNSINLEDGGTRADLVGPMAKRHGAALVCLTIDEEGMAMTTERKVAIAKRLVDRCVTRYCLRAQDLFIDPLTFTVGSGDPSLRTSAMETINAIRQIKAEIPGAWTLLGLSNVSFGLSMKGRRVLNSVFLDECLKAGLDAAILNPKHIVPLAALNAADIEVAHHLLFDRGEEPIEAFIRHFETRADFESEGDTRTLSPREAVHEGIVKGKSTLVEPALDELLADLRAEEILNDLLVPAMKHVGDLFGAGRLQLPFVLKSAEAMKRAVDRIRPHFSAANRAGAAKTLVIATVRGDVHDIGKNLVDIIVSNNGFRVVNLGTKVPVQRIMDEARAHGANVVGMSGLLVSSAMLMIDNLKAMSDAGFTTPVLVGGAALTPEFVRDSLKPAYTSGTVSYCADAFAGLVAMQHVAEGKTPPDPEIVVETPRDAAPVAPMVIERVTPPSPPFWGPRIVEDVKIEAVWSYLNEIALFRGRWGFRRGEMGAGEYRELIEKTVRPKYREFQRVIKAERLFTPKIAYGWFAARPDGDALVLTHEGREIRLEFPRQQSGAGLCIADFFHPDGDVAGLFIASIGDAAEERAQAVFERDAFQDYYLFHGLATEATDALAEYAHELMRHDLGIGEAAKLSWQDLVTQKYAGGRYGFGYPACPDLSANGVLLDLLSADRIGVAVTENYQMVPEFSTSAIVCHHPQAKYFTV